One genomic window of Phormidium ambiguum IAM M-71 includes the following:
- a CDS encoding Tic20 family protein → MSWRGTTTVGDRIFASLPYLLPLMDGLSFSGPFFSQFPSLSILIVPLLPLLQIYGIINSSLFGFGGLILFLALYFLVVRNENIAHFIRFNTLQAILIGIVLSLCSLILGYILAPVLGTTSFVMQTLMTTIFLGVVAAFFYSVIQSLMGRYAEIPTISEAVYMQIR, encoded by the coding sequence ATGAGTTGGCGGGGAACTACGACAGTTGGAGATCGCATTTTTGCTAGTTTACCCTATCTTTTACCACTGATGGATGGTTTAAGTTTTAGCGGCCCTTTTTTTAGTCAATTTCCTAGCTTAAGCATACTTATTGTGCCACTGCTACCGTTGTTGCAAATCTACGGAATAATCAACAGTTCTTTATTTGGTTTTGGTGGATTAATTCTGTTTTTAGCATTGTATTTTTTGGTGGTGAGGAACGAAAACATTGCTCATTTTATTCGATTTAACACCCTGCAAGCAATTCTCATTGGAATTGTACTATCCTTGTGCAGTTTAATTCTGGGGTACATTTTAGCTCCTGTTTTAGGTACGACTTCCTTTGTCATGCAAACTCTAATGACCACGATATTTTTAGGAGTAGTTGCAGCATTTTTCTACTCTGTAATCCAATCCTTGATGGGACGCTATGCTGAGATTCCGACAATTTCCGAAGCCGTTTATATGCAAATTCGTTAG
- a CDS encoding fumarylacetoacetate hydrolase family protein: MAKRYVRVQTPRGQIYYGLLQLNRSVIVLDAPPWLQGQPTDTELSPDGYQLLAPCAPSKVVAVGKNYVKHAAEMESEVPKEPLLFLKPSTAVIPTETEIWYPPQTQRMDYEGELALIIGDRTIDCTPQQAQSKIWGYTIANDVTARDLQKRDNQWTRAKGFDTFCPLGPWIVRELTPGARLQTFINDDPQPVQSASVEEMVFSPEQLVSYISQIMTLLPGDVVLTGTPAGIGSLQIGDRVRVEIEGIGYLTNTVISRPVVNSSNVFESKKND; the protein is encoded by the coding sequence ATGGCAAAACGCTACGTCCGTGTTCAAACTCCGAGAGGACAGATTTACTACGGCTTATTGCAATTAAACCGTAGTGTAATTGTTCTTGATGCACCGCCTTGGTTACAAGGTCAACCAACTGATACTGAGTTAAGTCCTGATGGTTATCAGCTTTTGGCTCCTTGTGCGCCTTCAAAAGTGGTGGCGGTGGGAAAAAATTATGTGAAGCACGCAGCTGAAATGGAGTCAGAAGTTCCGAAAGAGCCGCTGTTGTTTCTTAAACCTTCAACAGCTGTTATTCCGACGGAAACAGAGATTTGGTATCCGCCGCAAACGCAAAGGATGGATTATGAAGGGGAGTTAGCTTTAATTATTGGCGATCGCACTATCGATTGCACCCCACAACAAGCACAATCAAAAATCTGGGGTTACACAATAGCTAACGATGTCACGGCTAGGGATTTACAAAAAAGAGACAATCAATGGACTAGAGCCAAAGGATTTGATACCTTTTGTCCTCTAGGCCCTTGGATTGTGCGAGAATTGACTCCAGGTGCGCGGTTGCAAACCTTTATCAATGATGACCCACAGCCTGTACAATCGGCTTCTGTGGAGGAAATGGTTTTTAGTCCCGAGCAACTGGTATCTTATATTTCTCAAATCATGACTTTATTACCTGGAGATGTAGTTTTAACGGGTACTCCAGCCGGAATTGGGTCTTTACAAATAGGCGATCGAGTGCGTGTAGAAATTGAAGGAATTGGTTACTTAACTAACACGGTAATCTCAAGACCTGTAGTAAATTCCAGCAATGTTTTTGAAAGCAAAAAAAACGACTAA
- a CDS encoding Glu/Leu/Phe/Val family dehydrogenase has protein sequence MVSSSLRPLEAPTPAHICPFDQACSYLEQAAKELHLDPGLLEILSHPRKVVTVSIPVKLDNGQVEVLAGHRVQHCDVLGPYKGGTRYHPDVTLREVSALAMLMTWKCALVGIPYGGAKGGIALDPARYSVGELERITRRYTSELIKDIGPSIDIPAPDVGTSAREMAWMMDTYSMNVGHAVPGVVTGKPISIGGSRGREMATGRGVMIIVREAMTERKRSLAGATVVIQGFGNVGGAAAVLLHEAGAKVIAVSDATGGVFDPEGLDIPALKAYALQNHRSVIGFPGAKAVTNAELLALPCDVLIPAALENQITEENVHEVQAEIVVEAANGPVTLVADRALENRGVTVLPDILANAGGVVVSYLEWVQGLSYVFWDEERVNKEMENLMVHAYHRVIQESKERQVPLRVAAYTLGVGRVAQALADRGLYP, from the coding sequence ATGGTTTCCTCATCATTACGACCCTTAGAAGCTCCTACTCCGGCTCACATCTGTCCCTTTGACCAAGCTTGCAGCTACTTAGAGCAAGCAGCAAAAGAGTTACATTTAGATCCTGGTTTGTTAGAAATTTTAAGCCATCCACGCAAAGTAGTCACAGTTTCCATTCCTGTGAAACTTGATAACGGTCAAGTGGAAGTATTAGCAGGACATCGAGTACAACATTGTGATGTTTTGGGGCCATACAAAGGCGGGACTCGCTACCATCCAGATGTCACATTGAGGGAAGTATCAGCTTTAGCAATGCTGATGACTTGGAAATGCGCTTTAGTCGGTATTCCTTATGGTGGTGCTAAAGGTGGCATTGCTCTTGACCCAGCACGCTACAGCGTTGGTGAATTAGAAAGAATTACGCGGCGTTATACTAGCGAATTAATTAAAGATATCGGCCCTTCAATTGACATTCCCGCACCCGATGTCGGTACATCAGCACGGGAAATGGCATGGATGATGGATACCTACTCAATGAATGTTGGTCACGCAGTTCCCGGAGTAGTTACAGGTAAACCTATTTCCATTGGCGGTTCTAGAGGTCGGGAAATGGCAACCGGACGGGGCGTAATGATTATTGTCCGGGAAGCAATGACCGAACGGAAAAGAAGCTTAGCGGGAGCAACAGTAGTTATTCAAGGTTTTGGTAATGTGGGTGGTGCCGCAGCAGTGTTGCTGCATGAAGCAGGTGCAAAAGTAATTGCCGTTTCTGATGCTACTGGCGGAGTTTTTGATCCTGAAGGTTTGGATATTCCGGCATTAAAAGCTTATGCTCTACAAAATCATCGCAGTGTAATTGGTTTTCCGGGAGCAAAAGCGGTTACTAATGCGGAATTATTAGCCCTACCTTGTGATGTGTTAATTCCAGCAGCTTTAGAAAACCAAATTACTGAAGAAAACGTCCATGAAGTGCAAGCAGAAATTGTCGTAGAAGCTGCAAATGGCCCTGTAACTTTAGTAGCAGATAGAGCGTTAGAAAATCGTGGCGTAACTGTACTACCAGATATTTTAGCTAATGCTGGTGGCGTGGTAGTTAGCTATTTGGAATGGGTACAAGGACTTTCTTACGTTTTTTGGGATGAAGAAAGGGTGAACAAAGAAATGGAAAATTTGATGGTTCATGCTTATCATCGCGTGATTCAAGAGTCCAAAGAACGCCAAGTTCCTCTGCGAGTTGCAGCTTATACTTTAGGTGTAGGTCGTGTAGCTCAAGCTTTAGCAGATAGAGGTTTGTATCCTTAA
- the thiC gene encoding phosphomethylpyrimidine synthase yields the protein MRTEWVAKRRGEANVSQMHYARQGVITEEMHYVAKRENLPVELIRDEVARGRMIIPANINHTNLEPMCIGIASKCKVNANIGASPNSSNIDEEVNKLNLAVKYGADTVMDLSTGGGNLDEIRTAIIKASPVPIGTVPIYQALESVHGKMENLTPDDFLHVIEKHAQQGVDYMTIHAGILIEYLPLVKSRITGIVSRGGGIIARWMLHHHKQNPLYTHYQDIIEIFKKYDVSFSLGDSLRPGCTHDASDAAQLAELKTLGKLTRKAWEHNVQVMVEGPGHVPMDQIEFNVKKQMEECSEAPFYVLGPLVTDIAPGYDHITSAIGAAMAGWYGTAMLCYVTPKEHLGLPNAEDVRNGLIAYKIAAHAADIARHRPGARDRDDELSQARYNFDWNRQFELALDPERAKEYHDETLPADIYKTAEFCSMCGPKFCPMQTKVDAEALEELEKFLAKDKESVAIPSV from the coding sequence ATGCGAACAGAATGGGTCGCCAAGCGGCGTGGGGAAGCTAATGTCTCTCAAATGCACTACGCTCGTCAGGGTGTCATTACCGAAGAAATGCACTACGTTGCTAAACGGGAAAATCTCCCAGTTGAGTTAATTCGGGATGAAGTTGCTAGGGGACGAATGATTATCCCTGCTAACATTAACCACACTAACTTAGAGCCAATGTGTATTGGCATCGCCTCCAAATGTAAAGTTAATGCCAACATTGGTGCTTCGCCTAATTCTTCTAATATTGATGAGGAAGTCAATAAGCTGAATTTGGCCGTAAAATATGGCGCTGACACCGTGATGGACTTGTCCACAGGTGGCGGAAACTTAGATGAAATTCGCACCGCTATTATTAAAGCTTCCCCTGTTCCCATTGGAACAGTGCCAATTTATCAAGCATTAGAAAGCGTTCACGGAAAGATGGAAAATCTTACCCCTGACGACTTTCTTCATGTAATTGAAAAACACGCTCAACAAGGCGTAGATTACATGACAATTCACGCAGGTATTCTAATTGAATATTTGCCTTTGGTAAAATCCAGAATTACAGGAATTGTTTCTCGTGGTGGCGGAATTATTGCTAGATGGATGCTGCATCATCACAAGCAAAATCCTCTTTATACTCACTACCAAGACATCATTGAAATTTTCAAGAAATACGATGTTTCTTTTAGTTTAGGTGATTCTTTGCGCCCTGGTTGTACCCATGATGCTTCCGATGCTGCCCAACTTGCAGAATTAAAAACTCTTGGCAAATTAACACGCAAAGCTTGGGAACATAACGTGCAAGTAATGGTCGAAGGGCCAGGTCATGTACCGATGGATCAAATTGAGTTTAATGTCAAAAAACAAATGGAAGAGTGTTCCGAAGCACCTTTCTATGTTTTAGGGCCATTGGTAACAGATATTGCTCCTGGTTATGACCATATCACTTCTGCGATCGGGGCAGCAATGGCTGGTTGGTATGGTACAGCAATGCTGTGTTATGTAACGCCTAAAGAACATTTAGGTTTACCCAATGCCGAAGACGTGAGAAATGGGTTAATTGCATATAAAATTGCTGCCCATGCTGCGGATATTGCCCGTCATCGTCCGGGAGCACGCGATCGAGATGACGAACTTTCCCAAGCCCGTTATAATTTCGATTGGAATCGTCAATTTGAGTTGGCATTAGATCCAGAAAGAGCCAAAGAATATCACGACGAAACCTTACCAGCAGACATCTACAAAACCGCTGAATTCTGCTCAATGTGCGGGCCAAAATTCTGCCCAATGCAAACAAAAGTTGATGCCGAAGCATTGGAAGAATTGGAGAAATTCTTGGCAAAAGATAAAGAATCTGTAGCAATTCCTAGCGTCTAA
- the pyrE gene encoding orotate phosphoribosyltransferase: protein MTSGIKTSSDLGSLRQELLDLFCQLAYQSGDFVLSSGQKSSYYINGKQVTLHPQGALAIGRLLLAMLPEDTQAVAGLTLGADPIVSAVSVVSALENRPIPALIVRKEAKGHGTKAYVEGLNLPDGAKVVVLEDVVTTGQSAMKAVERLRQAGYTVEEVISLVDRKQGGAEFYQSVGLKFSAVFGIEEIQSRAKELEGR from the coding sequence ATGACTAGCGGAATTAAAACTTCATCTGATTTGGGGAGTTTACGTCAGGAACTCCTAGATTTATTTTGTCAGTTGGCTTATCAATCTGGAGATTTTGTGCTGTCTTCTGGACAAAAGAGTTCTTATTACATTAATGGTAAACAAGTAACTTTACATCCTCAAGGGGCTTTGGCGATCGGTCGTTTGCTTCTAGCAATGTTACCGGAAGATACACAAGCTGTGGCTGGGTTAACTTTGGGGGCCGATCCGATCGTATCAGCTGTAAGCGTAGTTTCGGCTTTGGAAAACCGCCCAATTCCCGCTTTAATTGTCAGGAAAGAAGCTAAAGGTCATGGTACAAAAGCTTATGTTGAAGGGCTAAATTTGCCCGATGGTGCCAAGGTGGTAGTTTTAGAAGATGTGGTGACAACTGGACAGTCAGCAATGAAGGCCGTGGAGAGATTGCGCCAAGCTGGTTACACTGTGGAAGAAGTGATTTCTTTGGTGGATAGAAAGCAGGGTGGTGCGGAATTTTATCAATCTGTTGGGTTGAAGTTTTCAGCGGTTTTTGGGATTGAGGAAATTCAAAGTCGGGCGAAGGAATTAGAAGGTCGTTAG
- a CDS encoding hemolysin family protein codes for MFATVVVLLISNLGFLSNQVPIALTWSDILFRILSVLLLIAINAFFVTAEFSMVSVRRSRINQLVNSGDIPAKTVQDLQRSIDRLLSTTQLGITLSSLALGWIGENTMAILVASFLTQLPLPRSLSQTMAHTLAIPLAFFLIAYLQIVLGELCPKSVALLYSEQLARFLGPPSLAIARFFNPFIWILNQSTRFLLRLGGIRYTGQGWRPPVTPEELQQIITTSSESTGLEAEERELLRNVFEFGDITAEEVMIPRISIAAIPSTATFQMLLYEIAANGHSRYPVMGESLDDIRGIIDFIELAEPLAQGNLNLDSPIQPWIRPVRFVPEYIPLSELLPMMQRSHLPMVMVVDEFGGTAGLVTINDLIAEIIGDTNEPENPEELIIQNIDEQTYLVQAQINLEELNDLLDLNLPLTNEYQTLAGFLLYESQKIPQIGESLIYKNLNFTVISAVGPRLNQIRIRKIDSSSDIVDIGQNSLELESAPEAINYSENSSANNQNSNSDLG; via the coding sequence ATGTTTGCCACTGTTGTGGTTTTGTTAATATCCAACTTGGGATTTTTGAGTAATCAAGTTCCGATCGCTTTAACTTGGTCAGATATTTTATTTCGGATTTTGTCGGTATTGTTGTTAATCGCAATTAACGCTTTTTTTGTTACAGCTGAGTTTTCGATGGTTTCGGTACGTCGATCGCGCATTAACCAATTAGTTAACTCAGGTGACATTCCGGCAAAAACTGTCCAAGATTTACAACGCAGTATCGATCGCTTACTCTCCACTACTCAACTCGGCATCACCCTTTCTAGTTTAGCTTTGGGTTGGATTGGCGAAAACACGATGGCGATTTTAGTCGCTAGTTTTTTGACTCAACTTCCCTTACCCAGGTCTCTAAGTCAAACAATGGCGCATACTTTAGCCATTCCGTTAGCTTTTTTCCTGATTGCTTATTTACAAATTGTTTTAGGCGAGTTGTGTCCTAAATCAGTTGCCTTGCTTTATTCTGAACAATTAGCTAGATTTTTAGGGCCGCCAAGTTTAGCGATCGCTCGCTTTTTTAATCCCTTCATTTGGATTTTAAATCAATCCACTCGTTTCTTATTAAGATTAGGCGGAATTCGTTACACAGGGCAAGGTTGGCGACCTCCTGTTACTCCTGAAGAATTACAACAAATTATCACCACTTCTAGTGAATCTACAGGATTAGAAGCTGAAGAAAGAGAACTATTAAGAAACGTCTTTGAATTTGGCGATATTACCGCAGAAGAAGTGATGATTCCCAGAATTAGTATTGCCGCTATTCCCAGTACCGCCACCTTCCAAATGCTGCTTTATGAAATTGCCGCCAATGGACATTCTCGCTATCCAGTTATGGGAGAATCTTTAGATGATATTCGAGGGATTATTGACTTTATCGAATTAGCAGAACCTTTAGCCCAAGGAAATTTAAATTTAGATAGTCCCATTCAACCTTGGATTCGTCCAGTCAGATTTGTTCCTGAATATATACCTTTAAGTGAATTGTTGCCGATGATGCAGCGATCGCACTTACCAATGGTCATGGTAGTAGATGAATTTGGTGGTACCGCAGGATTAGTGACAATTAATGATTTAATTGCCGAAATTATTGGAGATACTAACGAACCCGAAAACCCTGAAGAATTAATTATCCAAAATATAGATGAACAAACGTATTTAGTGCAAGCACAAATTAATTTGGAAGAACTTAACGACTTACTAGACTTAAATTTACCCTTAACTAATGAGTACCAAACTTTAGCAGGATTCTTGTTGTACGAATCTCAAAAAATTCCCCAAATCGGAGAAAGTTTAATCTATAAAAACTTAAACTTTACTGTGATTTCTGCTGTTGGGCCGAGATTGAATCAAATCCGCATCCGCAAAATAGATTCTTCATCAGATATTGTCGATATTGGACAAAATTCTTTAGAGTTGGAGTCTGCACCTGAAGCAATTAATTATTCCGAAAACTCTTCTGCTAATAATCAAAACTCGAATTCTGATTTAGGATAA
- the queC gene encoding 7-cyano-7-deazaguanine synthase QueC: MKAVILLSGGLDSSTVLYQARADGYDCYALSFDYQQRHRRELEAARDIARFVGVREHQVVSFDLRLWGGSALTDNQIDLPSDRSLTEMGQTIPITYVPARNTIFLSFALGYAEAIGAAKVYIGVNALDYSGYPDCRPDYIQAMQEVFRLGTKQGLEGESIEIVAPLINLKKTEIIQLGNSLGVPWEKTWSCYAGEEKACGVCDSCRLRLAAFQALELEDPLPYAS, encoded by the coding sequence GTGAAAGCGGTGATTTTGCTATCTGGGGGTTTGGATTCGTCAACTGTGCTATATCAGGCTCGAGCAGATGGGTATGATTGTTACGCACTTTCGTTTGATTATCAGCAGCGTCATCGCCGGGAATTGGAGGCAGCACGGGATATTGCGCGTTTTGTTGGTGTTAGGGAACACCAAGTAGTGAGTTTTGATTTACGTTTGTGGGGAGGTTCGGCACTGACGGATAATCAAATTGATTTGCCAAGCGATCGATCCTTGACAGAGATGGGACAAACTATTCCAATTACTTATGTGCCAGCCAGAAATACAATTTTTTTAAGTTTTGCTCTGGGATATGCGGAAGCGATCGGTGCTGCTAAGGTTTACATCGGTGTGAATGCTTTGGATTATTCCGGTTATCCAGATTGTCGGCCCGATTACATTCAAGCAATGCAAGAAGTTTTTCGTTTGGGGACTAAGCAAGGTCTTGAGGGTGAATCAATTGAAATAGTTGCGCCTTTAATTAATTTGAAAAAGACCGAAATTATTCAATTGGGTAATAGTTTAGGTGTGCCTTGGGAGAAAACTTGGTCTTGTTATGCGGGGGAAGAAAAAGCTTGCGGTGTCTGTGATTCTTGTCGGTTACGTTTAGCAGCTTTTCAAGCATTAGAATTAGAAGATCCGCTACCTTATGCTTCTTAA
- a CDS encoding Gfo/Idh/MocA family protein codes for MQRNIEPLRIGVIGVGNMGQHHTRVLSLLKDVELVGVADINVERGLDTASKYRVRFFEDYRDLLPHVEAVCIAVPTRLHHSVGMTCLQSGVHVLIEKPIAASIGEAESLVNAAAESGRILQVGHIERFNPAFQELSKVLKTEELLALEAHRMSPYSDRANDVSVVLDLMIHDIDLLLELAAAPVVKLTASGSRASDSGYLDYVTATLGFSNGIVATLTASKVTHRKIRRIAAHCKNSLTEADFLNNEILIHRKTTANCMTDYGQVLYRQDGLIEKVYTSNIEPLHAELEHFVNCVRGGNQPSVGGEQALKALRLASSIEQMALDGQVWHPRESERIDPSPLQV; via the coding sequence ATGCAACGAAATATAGAACCGTTGCGAATCGGGGTCATCGGCGTGGGTAACATGGGACAACATCATACCCGTGTCCTCAGCCTACTCAAAGATGTAGAACTAGTCGGTGTAGCGGACATTAATGTAGAACGCGGCTTAGATACTGCCAGTAAGTATCGCGTGCGCTTTTTTGAAGATTACCGCGACCTGCTGCCTCACGTAGAGGCTGTTTGTATTGCAGTACCGACTCGCTTACATCATTCAGTAGGAATGACCTGTCTACAGTCAGGCGTTCATGTTTTGATTGAGAAACCGATCGCAGCTAGCATTGGCGAAGCTGAATCCCTAGTTAATGCCGCCGCCGAATCCGGGCGCATTCTCCAAGTGGGACACATCGAACGCTTTAACCCAGCATTTCAAGAACTCAGCAAAGTCCTGAAAACGGAAGAATTGCTAGCCCTTGAAGCTCACCGCATGAGTCCCTACTCAGACCGAGCTAACGATGTCTCTGTGGTCTTGGATTTGATGATCCATGACATAGACCTGTTGTTGGAATTAGCTGCCGCACCAGTGGTGAAATTAACCGCCAGTGGTAGTCGGGCTTCTGACTCCGGCTATTTGGACTATGTAACAGCTACTTTAGGCTTTAGCAATGGGATTGTGGCAACTTTGACCGCTAGCAAAGTTACGCACCGGAAAATTCGCCGAATTGCGGCTCACTGTAAAAACTCTTTGACCGAAGCCGATTTTCTCAATAACGAAATTCTGATTCATCGCAAAACTACAGCTAATTGCATGACAGATTACGGTCAAGTACTCTATCGGCAAGACGGTTTAATTGAGAAAGTTTACACCAGCAATATTGAACCACTTCATGCAGAATTAGAGCATTTTGTCAACTGCGTGCGTGGTGGCAATCAACCTTCTGTGGGCGGCGAACAAGCTCTGAAAGCTCTGCGTTTAGCAAGCTCGATCGAGCAAATGGCGCTTGATGGCCAAGTTTGGCACCCAAGAGAGTCAGAGCGGATCGATCCATCACCTTTACAGGTTTAA
- a CDS encoding SGNH/GDSL hydrolase family protein: MKVTLIVLLVVFVLLLVVEVGLRWRFGFGNPLIYVADKDIGYLLAPNQRTRRFGNRIEINQYSMRGEQISPTRKESTLRVLLLGDSIANGGWWTDRADILSAMMASQLKATVGEQTFAEVEVLNASANSWGPRNELAYLKRFGTFGAQVVVLLINTDDLFATAPSSVQVGRDRNYPAQKPLLALQEVFTRYVLPAPNIPELAALNQESGDRVGLNLSAIGEILAIAKSNNSKFLLAMTPLLREVGASGPRDYEINERQRLTEFTASNQILYLDFLPVFNSAESKENLYRDHIHLSYQGNLQVSQAITESIGQLLEVQSSAITDRE; the protein is encoded by the coding sequence GTGAAAGTTACTTTAATAGTTTTGCTGGTGGTGTTTGTTTTGTTGTTAGTGGTGGAGGTGGGGCTAAGGTGGCGCTTTGGATTTGGTAATCCGTTAATTTATGTTGCAGATAAAGATATTGGTTATTTACTAGCGCCTAATCAGCGAACGCGAAGATTTGGGAATCGTATTGAGATTAATCAGTATTCGATGCGGGGTGAGCAGATTTCCCCGACTCGGAAGGAGTCAACTTTGCGCGTATTGTTGTTGGGAGATTCGATCGCAAATGGTGGTTGGTGGACCGATCGAGCAGATATTTTATCAGCAATGATGGCCAGTCAATTAAAAGCGACTGTTGGGGAACAGACTTTTGCGGAAGTGGAAGTGCTTAATGCTTCGGCAAATTCTTGGGGACCGAGGAATGAGTTAGCTTATTTAAAGCGATTTGGTACTTTCGGAGCGCAAGTGGTGGTGCTGTTAATCAATACCGATGATTTATTTGCTACTGCGCCTTCTAGCGTACAGGTGGGACGCGATCGCAATTACCCCGCCCAAAAGCCGCTATTAGCATTACAAGAAGTTTTTACTCGCTACGTTTTACCAGCGCCCAATATCCCGGAATTAGCCGCATTGAATCAAGAATCTGGAGATCGAGTTGGGTTGAATTTAAGCGCAATTGGGGAAATTTTAGCGATCGCAAAATCTAACAACAGCAAATTTTTGCTGGCAATGACACCATTATTGCGAGAAGTTGGCGCATCAGGCCCCCGTGATTACGAGATTAACGAACGCCAACGACTTACCGAATTCACTGCCAGCAATCAAATTTTATACTTGGACTTTTTGCCAGTCTTTAACTCAGCCGAGTCAAAAGAAAATTTATATAGGGATCATATTCACCTCAGTTACCAAGGCAATTTGCAAGTTAGCCAAGCAATTACTGAATCTATTGGGCAATTATTAGAAGTTCAATCATCAGCCATTACAGACAGGGAGTGA